The following DNA comes from Papaver somniferum cultivar HN1 chromosome 4, ASM357369v1, whole genome shotgun sequence.
TGATGATGAGGGAAAAACGGAGTTGGATAAATATTACATTGACGAGTAtgaacaaggtgaaggagaagatgatgaggaggagtttgacttattgggttggtggaagaccaacagtacaaagtataagatacttggacatatggctaaggacatattagccattcctgtgtcttctgttgcctctgagtctgcttttagcacaggaaagcgagtcttaagtccttgtagaagctctttatctacaaggacagttgaggcattgctttgcacacaaagctggctaaggaagccaatacaacttgatcttctatctgattacataccagatgatgatgttgaaattgaagaaggtaacatattacattattacttgtgtttggcagtaatagataGTCTAAtggttactaactgctattattatttttttgcagcgttacttggtcctatcaacaatgatgacaccacaagtgttgctgacatggattagaagatcaataTTCAAGGCTACTGCAGCACTGCTAgactgctagttgttcttttatcagattttctcattttcaagacttagtgtgtgtctgtgactactgctacttcttttttaagattttcaagacattgtttgtttggtttgctattaatattgctacttattagttgttgctttgagatattgaaaaataggtaaaaaaacaggtaaaaaagtaaaaaacagggcagtaggtttctgtttttttttttttttttccctgaaatggaaccggaaccggtACCGACCGAAACCGGAACCGGTACCGACCGGAACCGGTACCGACCGAAACCGGCCAGTCCAGaatggaaccggaaccgaggtactcggtaccgggaccggtccatttttttggtaccgaagggtgtaaggtacagatactcggtctcggcaagaaccgagccgaaccgtaccgtgtgcacccttaattGGTTCTTGGGAGAAGTTTCTATGGGGATTCAAGCTCAAATCTGAAACCCTAATCCCACTTTTCTCCTACCCATCTCATATCTCAGCAATCAAATGTGTTGCTATCTCTGGTCCGGTAGCGGTCTCTGGTGGAGCAGATGATTTCATTAAAGTTTATGATATAACCACTTCTTCAGAAGTTGGATCTCTCATGAACCAAACAGGAGCTATTActtgtgtttctttctttaactCATCTTCACTTTCTTACCCTCGTAATCTCCTCAGCGGTTCTGAAGATGGTACTGTTAGTATCTATGATGCTGATCCTTTTGTGCATTACAAAAGTATACAAGCTCATAGAAAAAGTGTTAACGATTTGAGTATACATAAGTCTGGAAAGTTGGCATTGAGTGTTGGTAGAGATTCTTGTTTAGCTATGTCGAATTTAGTCAGAGGAAGAAGGAGTTTTTGCTGCAGGTTCAATAAAGAAGCTTCAATGGTGAAATTTGATTCGGATGGGAGTAAATTCTTTTTGGTTATGGAAGATAAAGTTTGTATTCATGAAGCTGAGGATGCCAAGTTGGTTTTAGAGATGAACAGCCCGAGCCAGAAGAGAATTCTTTGTGCAGCTGTATCTGCTAATGGACTGTTGACTACTGGTGGGGGGGACTGTAATGTCACAGCATGGGATCCAACCAGTGGGAAGGTAgcatattgtattgagaaatcACATTCAAACCGTGTGAAAGGAATTGCAGTTCTGTCTAGCAGTACCATTGATGATGTGGAAAACTCTGAATCTCCATATCTAGTAGCATCTGCATCGTCAGATGGAGTCATAAGAGTGTGGGATGTGTGCATGGTTAAAAAGGAGCAGCCAAGTCCATTTGCAGAGGCGAACACAAAATCTAGGTTGACGTGTCTTGCAGGATCCTCCATCAAAAACCTGAACTGTGGGAAATTCCTCAAAGTAAGATGAGGAAAATGAGTATGTCGCTGAGAAACAGGCAACACAGCCCCCTTGTTTCATGTTCCAAAAATATTCTTGCAGGATCAAGGATCTTTTATAGTGCTCGGTTTACTGATTCCATTCATCATCCTTCAGTTTTGATATGTTGAGCAACATAAATTAGtacatgttttttattttatacaGCATTTTCTCGATCATCCTTCCGCAGGGGCCATGCTAATCTTTTCTGTATCGTGTTCCAGTTTTATTGGATGTCCCCGAAGGAACATTTTATACAGCATTTAGTTTAAATAAGCAGGTGTAGAAAAGGTAATGTAACAAATTTCTGAAGGCACTATTTGAGAGTTTTAATATTTGATTCATTTTGGATAGAAAATTTTACTTATAGacggaagaaaaatattaaaacgaAAGCCTGTCTGCTTAATTAGTCCTCTCAGTAGAAATGCACCAGTCCTAAAATTTGTAGGTCTCAAACCATTTAGGCACTGCAAACCTGCCTGGAGAATGTGCCAGCTCCAGCCAACTGCGGGTAAGGATTTTGCAATCCTCTCCCAAGGTAATCCTCTTCATCATCTTAATATTTCTGGTCAGGGCTTAGATATTGTCAGAAATCATTCTTTGACTGGTCAGTTGGATAGTGGGTCTCCAAACTTGTTCTACTCGCAACCCTGACATCCTACTCTATGAATTTCAATTTGGTCTGTGAACTTTTCCTGCCCAACACTGTGTCATGGAACAACATCAAATATCTCAACTCTCAGCATCAACCCTGACATCAAATATCTCAACAGCTCACAAGATTTTAGCCATGACCCCATCATATAAATCATGAAGATCACTTGATTTGGTCACCAGCCAGAAATGGAATCTCAGTCAAAAGTGCTTATAATACTGTCCACAGCTCTACTAGTACTAGTAATAATGTGAACCATGATGTCTGGAAACCTCTTTAGGATCCTCCAGCTCCTCATAGGGTGAATCGAAATGCTCCAAGGACATGGTTCCTTCTAAACCAAAGGTAGGCACTTTCTAAAATATAGGTACTATTGTGCTCTCTGTGGACAAGATCAAGTTACCTTCCAACATCTTCTTCTCCACTGCAAGTATTCCAGAAGAATCTGGATGGAAGTAAATGTCAACATAAGCTTCTTTCGAAATTTCAGGAGTTCAGCTCACATTGGATCTCTTCTTGGTTTCTTCCTACCAGGATAGCAGGCCTAATCCTAGATGAAGAAGACCAGAGAGAATGGAGTCGacttttgatgattttttcttgGATGATATGAAAGAAAATATGTGCTCACATATTCCAGAACCAATCTCTCAGTGGTAAGCCCACTGCTCAGAGAATCAAGATCATGACTGCCAGTAATAAAATTCAAGAGTAAACTCAGTAGAAATCAAAATTGCTAAACCCCCTCCCTATTAATAGTCGTCTCCTGTGACTTCTGCAGGAAAATGCAGGGGAATCATGTGAAATTATGATCAATAGAGCACGGAGAGGAGTAATGACAACGCTTGGTGCTCAGGGCTGTCAAATGCGCCAAAAGACATCATCTCACAAAGTTTCTTTTGAAACTGACTCCTATATCATAGCTAGAGCTATCACAGATGCAACTTCTAATGCACAATGGCAGGCTTACAGCAGAAATAATGCATCTGCTTTTGGAGAATGTTGTTTGGGGTCGTAATTATATTCATAACATGGGTGGTAGAGCTGCTGATGTTAGGAAATCAGGCAATTTGCTTCTGTTCTCTCAATGAGGATACTGAAAAACTGGATGTTATTGCAGTACTAGAAGTAACTGTTTCCTAATAATAaattcaaaaggaaaaaaaaaaggaaaagaaaaaagaaacagctAGGCACCAAGCTCTGATTTTTAAGACAGCAAAATGGTTACTTGAGCTGCCCAGAAATGGCTTGGGAACAGCATCACAATCTTGACATAAAAGTTTAAGACCCAACAATGAATAATAAGAAGATAGGATTAGACAAGCAATTTATATTTATCTAAATCGCATGCTGCAAAAACCACTAAAAGAATTTGTAGTACCCACACAGGGACTTGCTATATAAATGCTTTTACATTAAAAAGGACAAGGAGAACGTTCTGATCTAAAATTAGTAATGAACCATCTCCACGTGAGCTACCAAGGACGCGGGGTTTCAGTTGTAACCAAACAAAGCAGGGAGATAGATGACCCTCCTCAAAATAATCAGAACCTGAATGGGTGTTTCATTAAAAAGATTGGGGAAAAAAAATGTTCCTCACCGATGAATTGCAATGAAAGTTGGAACAAGTATACAAATTCCCACCAAGCGAACCCTGTAAAAAAATTACTTTACAACTGAGCAAGATCCTGCGGATTTTCAATAGCTTCCTTCAGAATTTGCTCTGCTCTCCTTTTCTTATCATCTTTCTCTTCATCCCTTCGGAACCAAACAATTGGCTTTCCAATGCTGTTTTGAAGAGTCAAATCTACAGGCATTCCTAAGGATTTCCTCCCAATTCCAAATTTAAAATGAACAACCGGTTTCTTGTTTAGAGGAAGAACAGCTTTACTCACACCATCACCCACTTCAGAAGACCCGCTCTTACTTGCTGCTTCAATAGCTGGTGCAAACGTCTCTAGCACGGAGATCCGATTCTCCCCTACCAATTCTTTCCGCGACTTAGATGAATGAACATGTACTGGTTCTTCTTCATTATCAGAAGATGTGATAGGTGGAGCAAGAAAAGGATTAGTATCTATTGCTTGGTTAGTACCATTTCCAACTGAGCTGGGTAACTCTGAACCACTAGAAGCTAACCTCTGCTGCAAACTCAACAATGAACGTTCTGCTTTTCTCCTCTGTCTTGCTTGCTCGATTTTATCTGCTTTAGGATCCCTCACTTTCTCATTCCATACAGGAGTATGAATATAAGTATGAGGATCAGGAAAAGCAGGTAACCAAGCAGGAATATGTTTACCAGCTGGTGTTTCACCAATTTGAAGAAAACTCGGTGTAGCTTTCCGTTCTCTAACAAAAGGAAACCGTGGAACAGTTCTGGCAAACGGAATATCTTTTGCTGAATTCACATAATCTGTTATCTCTCTAACTATACCCGACTCAACTAAACAACGATTCATATCTGATGCATTAACAAAACCCTGCGAGAAACCCAAATCTTCCAATCCTTGAATTATATCAAAAGCATTAGAATCCATTCTTCCAGCCAAATTAGCATAAAAATGAGCCGTTTTCCCTAAATCACAAAGGTAACGAATCACAATGTCAGAAAGAGCATCTAAAGCAGACTCATGAAGGGTCTCAAATCCCATAGTTTCACATATCTGTGCCACCGCAATTCTTGCAATTGCTCTAGCAAAATcatctcctccaccaccaccattatttAGCaataatttcttcttccctttgttGCTGTTCTGACTTCCATTCTCCTTACCTCCATCATTCATATTCAATACACTTCATATCACTTCACCACAAAGAAACAACACCATATCTCTCTTTGTTCCTCTCCTCTTCTTCACTCAAATCTCCTCCCCTAAGGTTTTCACCAAAATCTTCGTTTAGGGTTTTTTATAGAAATAATCCGTTCATTCAAGAACAAAAACTCTCTGACAATAAGATTCAAAGAATAAACCCTAGACTGATATTGCATTTCAAACAGAAACAAAAAACgagaaaactcaaacaaatttCTAGAGGTGAAGTGTCTTACCAGTagtagttagggtttcgaaaaaccCAAGAATCACCACCTTCGTAccaaagaaaccctaattttggtattCTGATTGAATAATTGGGATGAAAAATTGggaaaaatctaaaaccctaacaaaaccctagaagaaatGAAAGAGGGAGCTGGTTTaggaggtggcggtggtggtggtgagaaGAGGCAGATCCATTAGAGGTTGTGTCTCGTGTTTATTTATAGAACTGCGCTTCTAGTTAACACAGATCGGGAATTTCTAggggaaaatattttcttacctGTGGTGACGTTCCAGAATTGCTATCCTGCTCACGCGTTATTACCGTGTTGCCATGTGACGTGGATAGTTTCTGTGCTGACGTATAGTGAATGACCAGGTGGACAGATACTCACGCCAAGCAGTTGGCAGTGACAGAGTATTACTTTTGTTGGGGAAATTATatgggctttttaataaagtggccatgtttttgtaatttatttcacaaaatggccgtttttttgaatgtttatataaagtggccgagattgaccttttccatccgtttttttcaaaaaactgttAACAGTCGTTAAATACACGCGTGTCAGTTAAACTCCTTAGTAAAAGACAGTTTAACCCTCGGTGAGTCAGTCTGGATTGGTGAGTCAACTCGCCTGAGCCATATTCAAGCCATTATACTCTTCACCCGTGCAcagtcctagcatacatctaagtCATTTTTGTAGCTTCTCTGCAGCACAACAACACATTGTTTTGTTATCTTGGACCTGCAACCCATTGCAATTTCATTTCAGCTACACCGACACCTATAAGCTCCACTAAAACCACACCAACCTTCAATAGCACCACAAACTCATATACTACAATTCCAACACCACCAGAACTACTTGATTTCTCTTCAGCCAAGACTCATTCAAACAAAGCCATCCTCTTACTCTCCTTCTCATCTTAACTGACATCGAACCTAGTTATAACACTAATGTCATCTCAGTTTCATCTTCCTGTAAGCAACAAGAGAAACAAATCAAACCCATTAATCCTTGCATTTTGTTGAACTTAGAACCCCTGCAACAACTTCATGATCACAACATGAGCCAACAGATGCAACCACTTCTCATTTTCTCCCTGTAACAACCACCAATTGCAACTGCACCTGCAATTTCatttcagcagcaacatcatcttcttaGCCAATCAACCACAACAACTCTTCTTCCTTTCTAAAAAACAACAACACCACATGAGTTATCATCTCAGATCAAAACTACTCACAACTTGAGCTCAACTCAAGCAACTTTTCATAACCTGGTTATTGCTTGGTTAACAACTATCCATTTTACATCCTTGCCAGTGACTACCAACACCTGCTCATCATAAACTAAAGCAGCAGAACATCAAAATATCTTAATACTTGTCAATTTGAATTCAAGAACAAACCCATTGCTTCAAATCTGTCACAGATACTCAACAACTACTTGAACTGCACTTCAAACCCTGATTTTTGTCAATCTCCCCAATTTCTTTCATGTCTTATATATATTCCATTTCACATCATCTCGACAAACCCTAACTTCCTAGTTCATCAAAAACCCATGGAAATCAACATTCACAGCTTCTTCTTATCTTCGAACACGATCCTGCATTTttctcttcttgatttctcttcagccaagactcattcttcctctttgttctTCTCTACatcgatgattcaatcacaactgcaAATTaagtcaattgattaaacaaaaaaaaaaagaaaaggaaagagccccaaaccctagaattcaaaCAATCGAAATCAATTGATTTCACCATCCAAACATGTGTTTTCATTAAAGACTAAGTTAATTAACGTGTGGGTTCTAAAATTCTTAcctggattttgatttcttcatcccCGATTTCAACTTCATCTTCGATTTGTACTTCAGCTTCGCTGCTGCATCCagcaaaaccctaaaaactttaaaattgtcaaatatcactaataaaccattcttcttcttcttcactaataaCCACATCTTCGGTATTGACTGCTTGTGAGATCACTTCTATTTTCATCAATCATCCGAGTTCGATGAGAAGAATTGAGATACAGAGAGAGACAAACATAAACAAgaagaaatgaatgaaaaaaagaaTCGATAACATAAGGGTGAGGATGTAGTGGTAATTTTAAGCCCCATGATTGACTAAGTCAGCTTGGTGGACCATTTTGGTGGGACCAGGTGTTATATCTAACAGAAAGGCCACTTTAtaaaagatttaaattttttgGCCGGTTTATTAAATATATGGTAGGAAGCTGGACACTTTGTTAAATTGCCCAAATTATATTCGAGTCCCATAAACAAAGAGAATCTGAATTTTCAAAACAGCAATGCCAAGAGTTGTCTGATCATTGCACGAGCCAAAGCAATAACTAAATCAGTTCAGTTATTGTGCTTAGTAGTTAAACATGTGTAATTAGACTTAACCTCCAAACATTGAATAAGATTCTACAAATTGAATTGTCGCAAAAAATTTCTCTTGTTCGCAtaaatttaataatttttttttttcttgaaaaaaattACTATCACTTTTTAAATTTAACCTTACCGaatatttttttaaagtttgAATGAACTTCATTGTCGATTAAAATCTTAGATTTTGTCATGCGGCAGAATCTTTCTAGGTTAATGGAACCGTCATGTAAAGATCCCACTCAACAGAATCAATGTCTGCCTGTCGTAAAATCCTATACTTAGGACTTAACTGGAAAGTGACACACTACCAAGTCAAAAGCTACTGTTTTCAGAGAGACAAGTCTAACCTCCACATGTCAATCTCAATAAAAACCACGTGGCAACAGTATTTAGTAGTACTTCCTACCCCTGCCAGCCTTGACTCTCATATGTCGACTGTCGTCACCATTTCATGACTTCACTTCATTGACACACCTAAAGTGTGCCGAACATATACCACCTAAGATTGAATGTCACATGAGCACTTTAGAAACATGCCCACATTACGCTCCCATTGACCTTTAATTCAAATAAAAATGCGCACAGTCAATCAGAACCTGAAACAAAGATTACTTGAGTACAAGCTATACAGCCAATAATCTTTTTGCTTGTGCTCACTTGACGGGAACTATATTTTCATGTACGATCTGCTTTTCAGAAAACGGCAACCAACATATACTAGTACAAAGGTTATTGCCCCAACTTTTAATTGACTCATTAGGTTTTCTGGAAACTTGcttgtctgctgctgcttctGGTTCAGTCTGCATTCCTTTATCGACTTAGAATAAGGGTTCTTCTTAAAAGAGGCGTACTTATCGACTGCTTCTCTAGTTAATGCAGGTTTTAATGATTCCTTCACTGTTTGGAAATGACGATTGAGAGCTACTGCTGCGGTGATATCTTCTCTAAGAGCTACCATTCCAGCTTCTCTACAAAGGCCTTCCAGTTCAGCACCAGTGAAAAGATCGGTCTCTTCTGCAACCTGTCTAAGATCAACATCATCGCTAACCTTCATATTACGGGTATGCACCCGCAATATCTCATGGCGAGCTTCTAGATCAGGTGGTGGTACATAAAGAACCTGCAGATTCAGATGAACTAACGTAAATGAGAAGTGGGGTAAACAGAAGCAGAAACTGATCCTGTTTGCTATTATTTATACTGTGAATCATTTTATGATTTTAGGACTCATTTATAAGATGAAGAATGAGTAGTTATTTGATTAACCACATAAATTCACAATGGTGTACAAGTAGCCTTTATATTTTGTCCAGTTTTCCTGCCAACAAAGTTCGCTACATAGAAAAAAAGAATCGTGGCAACCATACCAAATCAAAGCGACCAGGCCGCATGAGTGCAGCATCAATAGCATGTGGACGATTTGTAGCAGCCAATACAAGAATTCCCTGTAGACAGAGGGATGCGAGAACAAAATTCAGAGAGGAGGGAGGTGCATACAGAACTGCCAAAGTTACTGAATTTCTCTCTTTATATGATTCCCTATCAGCTGTATCCTACACTTGAGTGTATGCTATATGATCTTGACTACTTACCTTAGCCTGTTCTAAGCCATCCATTTCAGTTAGCAAAGTAGATAGAAGTCTCTCACCAATAGCAGCGCTGTTGCTTGAGCTATCACTTCTGCCATTTGTTGAAGTCATAACGTAATGGTTAAGCAAAAAACACGATGTAAATGTAATAGATAAGAAACTCAAAAACATGTGAAGAAATGAACTTCTGCAAGATAGATTACATTTTCGCGAAGAAACCTACAAAGTACAGATTTGACAGCACCAATTGTCCGTACTATTagttttggaatatattgaagCTACAAATAAGAAAATTATTGATGGTACAAGATAAATATTTGATTGTGAAGCTCGTGTACTAGGAGTTAGACCATGAATACAGATTGAATCTTGATGATCCAACCACTCCTACAAATTACTAAACCTATAGCCACAGGTAAGTCCTACCAGATAAGAAAGTTCAAAAAATTTGCTAAACCAAACAATGTCAAATACTTACCGCTTGCTAGCAACCACATCAGCCTCATCGAAGAATATTATACTAGGTGCTGCAAGTCTAGCCCTTTGAAATGTATTCCGTAATAAAGCTTCTCCTTCTCCAACATACATCGAATATAATTCTGCACCACTGCGACATAGTATATATATATCAAGAACATGAGTTCTCCATATAAAGCATTACAAATTAGAAAAGTTACAAGGTTAGCAAAGGAAGCAATGTACAGTAAATACGATTTTCAGCTATATTACTTCTAAGAGGATTCAAAAACAAACGATGCTACAATTTGGTTGAGAAAATATCATCACATATCTGATCTCCAATTTCAAGAGATCCCAATGAAATTGAAGTTTTATGACGTGCATAGGAGGAACTGAGACTGAACTTATATTACTTCTGGAAGATTTCTTACAGTTCAAGTTAGGGCGAAGCAAGGAATTTAACTTTGGCGGTCCACAACACAAAGTAATCCAAGGCTTCAAGCCAATCCATATTTACTGACTAATAGTGGATAATTATCTTTTATAAAGCTAAAGGTAAATCAACACAAAGAGTACTAATACACAAAGGGACCCCAGAACCAAATGTGGCTCTGACATACAGAACTTTTCACAAACTTATGCTTTGACCTAGGATGTGTTTTAAGGACTCCCTGGGTTGTAGTGTCTGTTTGGACTTCCTTAAGTGTTTAAAGGCATGCAACAATCGGTCATTGGTGAACCATCCTCCAACCATTCACATGAGACATACAATCCTATATCCTCATCCATTTTATATTATCAAGCCAAAGGGGAAGAAAATCAACCTCAAAGAGAAAAATGAAGCTTGAGCAGCATGCGCGGCAGCCTTGGCGAGGGTAGTCTTTGAGCATCCAGGAGGTCCATGTAGAAGAACCCCACGTACTGGTGATATTGCCAACCTCTCAAATGCCTCAGCATGTTTAATAGGCCACTCAACCGCTTGCTGAAGTTTTTTCTGTTTTCATTGCAATTATTGGAAAGAAGTTAGAAGTCAGGTAGTTAGGTTTTCAGTAGCGCGACAGAGAAAGATAGTAACAATAGACCTTTAAATCGTTTAGACCTCCAATATCATCCCACGACACCTTAGGGATTTCGACCGTAACACCTCTTGTTATGCTTGGACCGACCACTGATCTTGCATGGTTCCAGTCGTCCAGTGTTAAGCTAGATATTAAACCATCTTTGCTTGTGTCTGATGATCTCCTAACTGCGGACATTGCAGCTTCCCGACACAAAGCTTCTAAATCTGCTCCAACGTATCCATTGCACCATGCAGCTATGGCTTGCAGGTCGACACTGGAGTCCAGTGGAAGCTTTTTTGAGTAAAGCTGAAAAGTATTACAAAAACATTATTACAGGGTCCGTACAAATACTAGTCTACAAGAGTATCTATCAAGGGCATAAATTTTCATTTGCGTGAACCTACTGTTAAGTAACAAGCATGGTACTAAGAAATCATTTAACTAGACCTTAGTATCTACATACCTGGAGGATTTGAAAGCGCTCCTCTTCGGTAGGTGTTGTAACTTCAATTTCAGCATCAAAACGCCCTGACCTTCTTAGTGCTGGATCAATTGCATCCACTCTGAAGTACCAAAACAGGTAATGTTAATCAGTCATTTAATAATTATTTGACGAACAAATTCGAAGATGATTATATATGAAACAGGCAAAATGAACCCTAAAATTTGGTAATTTGGCATATGGGAACACTCCTAAAAGTATCACATAAATGACCCATTTTGCATGAACTTAATCAATTTAGCATATAGGAAAATTCCGTGCAAACTGAACTACAGAAGAAATACAAGACAACTGTTTTTGGTTGTAGAACTATCTATCTAACCTGTTTGTTGACGCCACAACAAAAACTTgagaagtagatgtttgtgaggGTTTAAGGGAATCCATCAATGTAAAAAGTTGAGAAGCTAAGCGCGCATCCTGCTCTCTCCTGcataaaataattattataatatGCAATACCATGTAAAGATTAATATGATTCCTTTTCACCCTTAAGGTTTCTATAATCTACAATTAAACCGTGTAATATACCTTGAGTCACGACGAGGACACAGCGCATCAATTTCATCGATAAATATAACTGATGGCTTGCTTAAAGTTGCCTTAGATGATGCTTCTGCAAAAGCTTCACGCAGGATTTTCTCACTTTCACCAGCGTATGGTCTGTGAACAGTGTGAAGACTGCAGATACACAACCAAAAAAACACATCAAACACAATTCATTAACAGTAATTGACTGTAACCCAGTTCATGTCAATCCCAACTATTAAAATATTGTACCTGATCAAAACCAAATGAGCGTCACATTCTCTAACAACAGCACGGACCAAACTTGTCTGCAACAAGGAACAAAACCGAATTCATAAAATTACCCAATAGGCAAACACAGTTTCGTAGTAAACACAGAATTTGAATACCTTTCCGGTACCAGGTGGACCATACAAGAGTAATCCTCTCCGCCACTGCAATTCAGAAAATGAAATTAATCTTTCAAGAATCAAGGTCTTCTTTATTCAATAATGTGAAATTTGAGTTGACATCAAATGAGAAAAGAAATATCTTACTTTAAGACCGAGTTTTTGAGCCTCCTGAGAATAATGCATTGGGTAGATGATGAGTTCTCTAAGAGCTTCAAGTGCTTGAGCATTTCCAGCAATGGCTTCTTCAGCCTTCCATTGATTGTTTCTGACATCATTACTACTGCTAGTACTTTCCATTGAACCCTAAAATCCAACAATCAATAGAAAGGGAAATGATTATTATCTAGAAGAACATAACACACCAAAGCCCAGTAAAGTCTGATAAAAGTGAGATGGTTATTCACACCTAAACATATTGCTTGTTACACTTTTGAAGTCTAACGGTTGTTTGATTGATAGAAGGTTTTTCATTTTACTAATCTTTAAAGTTTAGCCACTATATCccatcaagaaaagaaaagaaattggaaccGCCATAAGATTTTTTTTACCGGATGGTAGAATTTAAAATGCACCTAACGACTATCTACTGACTAGCCCCAGACAAGTGCTACACACAAATCATTATTCAGAAACAGACAACTAACATCTGAATTGGATTGACAACATCAGACCACAAAACAACTTTCTCatgattattaaaaaaataataataaaaaattgcAATCCTGCAGCAGATCCACCGCATTATCTAATAAAACATATCAATAGTAACAGGAATCTAATTCATCAAACCAACACAAATAGTATCTTAATTGTTCTTAATTGATGATTCTATTAATAGAAACGCAAAGTATGCTATTTAAAA
Coding sequences within:
- the LOC113275793 gene encoding cell division control protein 48 homolog B-like, whose product is MESTSSSNDVRNNQWKAEEAIAGNAQALEALRELIIYPMHYSQEAQKLGLKWRRGLLLYGPPGTGKTSLVRAVVRECDAHLVLISLHTVHRPYAGESEKILREAFAEASSKATLSKPSVIFIDEIDALCPRRDSRREQDARLASQLFTLMDSLKPSQTSTSQVFVVASTNRVDAIDPALRRSGRFDAEIEVTTPTEEERFQILQLYSKKLPLDSSVDLQAIAAWCNGYVGADLEALCREAAMSAVRRSSDTSKDGLISSLTLDDWNHARSVVGPSITRGVTVEIPKVSWDDIGGLNDLKKKLQQAVEWPIKHAEAFERLAISPVRGVLLHGPPGCSKTTLAKAAAHAAQASFFSLSGAELYSMYVGEGEALLRNTFQRARLAAPSIIFFDEADVVASKRSDSSSNSAAIGERLLSTLLTEMDGLEQAKGILVLAATNRPHAIDAALMRPGRFDLVLYVPPPDLEARHEILRVHTRNMKVSDDVDLRQVAEETDLFTGAELEGLCREAGMVALREDITAAVALNRHFQTVKESLKPALTREAVDKYASFKKNPYSKSIKECRLNQKQQQTSKFPENLMSQLKVGAITFVLVYVGCRFLKSRSYMKI
- the LOC113275791 gene encoding transcription initiation factor TFIID subunit 8-like, yielding MNDGGKENGSQNSNKGKKKLLLNNGGGGGDDFARAIARIAVAQICETMGFETLHESALDALSDIVIRYLCDLGKTAHFYANLAGRMDSNAFDIIQGLEDLGFSQGFVNASDMNRCLVESGIVREITDYVNSAKDIPFARTVPRFPFVRERKATPSFLQIGETPAGKHIPAWLPAFPDPHTYIHTPVWNEKVRDPKADKIEQARQRRKAERSLLSLQQRLASSGSELPSSVGNGTNQAIDTNPFLAPPITSSDNEEEPVHVHSSKSRKELVGENRISVLETFAPAIEAASKSGSSEVGDGVSKAVLPLNKKPVVHFKFGIGRKSLGMPVDLTLQNSIGKPIVWFRRDEEKDDKKRRAEQILKEAIENPQDLAQL